From Thermodesulfobacteriota bacterium, the proteins below share one genomic window:
- a CDS encoding aspartate carbamoyltransferase, giving the protein HPGPVNRGVELSDELADCGRSRILSQVESGVAVRMALLYLLAGGSHAAN; this is encoded by the coding sequence CACCCGGGGCCGGTCAACCGCGGGGTGGAGCTTTCGGATGAGCTCGCCGACTGCGGCCGCTCCAGGATTCTTTCCCAAGTGGAGTCCGGGGTGGCCGTGCGGATGGCGCTCCTATACCTGTTGGCCGGAGGTTCCCATGCTGCT